Below is a genomic region from Peromyscus leucopus breed LL Stock chromosome 17, UCI_PerLeu_2.1, whole genome shotgun sequence.
GGTGAGGAGGAGCCCCTGCTCCACTCCCTGACAGGACCCTGCCTCCAGGAAGTTAGGCCGTTAGAGTTCTATAACTATTTCTTGGGGCTGGGGGtagggctcagttggtagagctcttgcctagtgtACatcaagccctgggttccatccctgctGCTACAGAAACTGggcacacacacctgtcatcccagcactgggaaatggAGGATCAGGTCATCTTGACGACATAGTTTTGAGATCTCAAACCAAAATGATCCTTCTCCCAGGGACCCCACTCTCTCCAGGTCGAGTTGCAGGGATCACAAAGGGTCTCTGGGAAGCCACACTCCTGTTGGGACTCACAACCCAGACATCAGTTTCTCTGGAAAATGGGGGCATGACCAGCACACCTGTGCTGTGGAGTCAGCCTGCTTGCCCACTGGAGttctttttgaatatttatttcatgtctgagtactctatctgcacgtatgcctttatgccaaaagagggcatcagacccctctgagatggctgtgagccaccatgtggttgctgggaattgaactcaggatttctGGAAGATCGGCCGcgactcttaaccgctgagtcacctctctagtCCCGCCTGGAGTTTTGAGCAGATTCTGCTGTGCCCTGACTGCCCATCACCCTGGGGCTAGGAGGGCACCAATGGTGCTTTAGCTGGCCTAGTTGGCCAAGTATGGCTGGTTCTCAGCATGAAGGTACCCAGGCCAGCACAGTGGACTCTGTTGAGGAGGTCCAAGGCAGTAATGGTGGTATGGCTATTACCTGTGTGTGGGGGTCCCCAACAGGGCCCTTCCTTGTCCTATAGCTCTTGGCCCCTAGCCAGGCCCAGCCAGCAGCTGTTAATTAGCTATTGTTTCTGCTCAGGGCCTTGGCTCATAGCCAGGTGCCTGGCACAGGTGTAGCATGCCACTTGGGGGTCCCTGAGCTGCGAAACCCAGGATTCTGTGTGCCCCCAAGCCTTGTTTGgggggttttggttttctgagacgagttgggtctgtagcccaggctggatatCAGAATCCACTGCCTCAGcggctcagtgctgggatcacagcccgCTCAGGTTGTCTTGTGTGTAGCATTCAGCCCCACTCAGCCTCGTCCTTTTCAAAAGACACAACAGGTTGGGAATACAGCATTTTTAATTGAGCCCCACAGCACCTTGTCCCCAAGCCGAGGGCATTCCCAAGCACCATGGCATCATCCCCCTGCAGCCCTAGTTTCCACTGCATGGGGACCCCAAAGCACCCTTCCCCACACTCCATGGGGCCAACCTGGACCCCCACTCACACCCACCCACTGGAactttatttcaataaatatgaCCTCAGAACCAAAGCTGGGGCAGGGAGTCCCACAAAGCTCACAAACAGCTGCGACCCAGGGCATCCGAAATCAAGGACAGGGCCTGGGAGTGAGCCAGAACCTGCCTCTCAGCAGGAGTGAGGCCCGGCCTCAGGTAACAACCACAGAGCCACGGCTGCCTGCCCAAAACATCACCATCCCGGAGTTTTTGTCTTGACCAAATTCTGGGCAGGAGAGGGGACCCGGAAGCCTGGAACAAATGGGCAAGGCTTTCTGAAGACACCGGAGTCTAAAGCGAGGCGGAGGAGTGAGGTCGTGGACCAGGTCACTGTCCCGGGCGCACGCCCAAGGGGTCGGTATCTCCGGCTTGGGCCTGGGCACCCCGGGTGGCCTGACCCATCTCCCTACGGATGTCACCCAGTGCCGATGCTGGGTTCTCCAGCAGCCGCTggaagagactgggcctggcgcGGGGCTCACGGCACTGGAAGGTGACAGCCGTGCCCGCGTCCGCCTTCATCTCCCGGAGAAACCCGTCGGAGGAGCCGTCGAAGCAGCGGCCGATGGCTATCTCCTTGGCCAGCCGTGGGCTCTGGTCAGTGACCGTATAGACGCCATAGTTGTGGCCGAGCGCGTCGAGCGGGGCGAGCATAGCGAAGGCGCTTGGGTCTCGTCGTCGTCGGGAGCGAGCGGCGGGTGCCGGGCCAGGTAGTCCTGCAGGGAGCGTGTTGACGGCCACGCGGCGGCAGCTGCCCTGCGGGGTCACGGTCACCAGCGTCCTGTCCACCTGGCGCTGATCGAACAGCAATGCCGCCGCACTTGAACTCCACGCAGGCGGCCGAGGCGCCGGGGCgctcggtggtggcgcacgctgcGGGTGTCCCGAAGGCCGTAGAGGCGGCCGCGCGTGGCCGCGTGGGTGCCGCCCGCGTTGTGCGAGCGCACCATGTACTCCTGCGGGCCCTGCAGTCGCACCTTCAGGAAGCACGCGCGGAACTCCTGCGGGTTGGGCCACCAGGCCAGCAGGTCTCCGGTCCACGAGGCGGGCGCGCCCTCACGGAACGGCACCACGTCGTACTCGTACTTGTCTGCCTCGACGCGCGAGAATCGGAAGTGGCTGTCGGTGACCGGCGCGTCCTCACAGTCGCGCAGGCGGCGCCACGGATACACGGGCCCGCGCGCCTCGGACTCGCGGCCCGCGCGTGGGCGCGCAAGGTTCACGCGGAAGCCGGTGCGCTTGAGCGCTGGGTCGTCGTGGTCTGTGCGCTGGTAGCCGAGGCGCTCCAAGTAGGGCTGTGCTACGCCCACGGCGGCTGCGGTCGCGCGTGGCCGCGACGGCGCGGCCTCCAGCTCCTCGCCGCCCAGGGTCGCGGTCACCAAAGCCGTGTAGGCGTCGGGCCGCTCGGCGTCGCAGAAGGCGGGCACGCACGCGCCGTTGGGCCCGGTGACTGCGCTGTCGAAGCGGCCCCACGCGCGAGGGTTGCCCGTGAAGCCCGGCGCGGGCTCCAGGTTGAGCAGCGTCACCACCACGCCCTGCACCTGCTCGGCGGCCGCGAAGCGGTCGGTGCCGTAGGCGCGGACCTTCACGAAGCAGCGGCGCCGCTCGGGCACGTCCAGGTTGAAGAGGCGGCGCTCGCGCACGGTGAGCGCGCCCACGAGGAACGCGCGCTCCTCCCTGCGCACGCGCGCCGCCACCTCCTCGCGCCGGAAGCCGCCTCCCCCCTGCTCgtccccctccacctcccacagGCCGCTCTCGGGCTCCAGCGACCAGAGCGCCAGAGCCTCGGCGTGGCCGGGCATGCGCACGTGCTCGGCGTCCACGCGCACGGCCGCGCGCGCCGCGTGCAGCTGCTCGGCGGAGCCAGGCGCGCGCAGGTCCACCGCGAACATGCCGTAGGTGCGCAGTGGCGCCAGCTCGCCGGAGCTGTCCAGGAAGCGCAGGTCGCTGGACGCCGCGGACGCCGACGCCAGGTCACGAGGGTCCACGAAGGTGACACGCGCCTCTACTGGTCCGGCGTAGGGACGGCCGTCGGGGTAGCGGAAGGTCCCGGGCGGCAAGACCAGCTCGCCTAGAGCCGgtgccgccgcctcctcctccgcGCCGCCCAGAGGGATTGCACCGCCGCGCTCCGCGTCCAGCAGCACTGCGGCCGCCTTGCGCAGCGCACGGACCTCGTGGTACACGCCGGCGCCGCGGGGGTCGAAGGGCAGCACGCGGACGCTGTCCACGAACTCGCCCCTCGGGTCCACGAAGGTCACCACGAGGCGCTCGGTGGCCGGCGGCACCTCGATGGTGAAGTCGCCCTGGTAGGAGGTGAAGCCGATGGGAGCGCGGCCCAGCAGGATGTTGGCGAAGCGCAGGGGCTCCCCAGAGTCCGCAGCCACCACGCGGCCCCTCACCAGCCCCCGACGGGGCAGGCACTTGCGACAGCCACACTCGGCCACCACCTTCACCGGGAGCACGTAGCCGGAGCAGCGGATTTCCCTGCTCTCCAGGCGCAGCGCCGAACAGCAGCGAGAGCCCGCGTCCCCACAGCGAGGGCTGGAGCCCACGGGGCCCGGGCAGCGCGTGTCCGCGCACAGGCCCACGTCTAGGTAGGCGGGGCTGTCGCTGGACTGGCCACAGTCGTCCGGAAGCTTGATCAAGTGTTCCTGAGGTCGGGGGTCGCAGGCCGGCTGGCCGGGAGCTGGGAATTCCACACAACCAGGTCAAGGGAGGGGGACTGAGGTTGGGGGCGTGGGCTGGGCTCAGGTGGGGCGAGGCCGGGCGGCTCACCGAGCACGGTGAGCTGGGCGGCGCGGGAGCGCGCGGCGCCAGCCTCGTTCCAGGCCTTGCAGTGGTACTCCCCCGCCTGGGCCTCGCGAAGCCCCCGGAGCTCCAGATGCGGCCCGGACCCGTGCTGGCGCCGGTCCAGCAGCGTCCCGTTGTGGAACCTGAAGAAGGCGGATGACATTGCAGGGATCTTAGGGATGGTGGCCCGACTGCTCTGTTACTAGGGCTAGGGAGGTGCTTCCTGAAGCTCAGCCTTCTTCCTGGGCCTCTCTGCACTCTGaacaaaggagaaactgaggcggGCATTCATTCTCTCctgggaggtttttgttttgttgagacaccgctgtgtaccccaggctgactttgaactcttgatcctccagcctctacaggCTGGCCCATCAGGCctgctctgtttttcttcttcgGAGACATGGTCCCACCACCATGTAGCCCACACTACTTCAAGCTcaccacaatcctcctgcctcagcgctGGGATCATGTGTTCATCACCGCGCCTTAGGCTTTATAAGTACCACAGGGTTACAGAACTCCTGCCAACCCAGCGCCAGCCGGCCCAGTTCCCTGAGTTGGTGAAGACACTCACCAGGAGTATTTCTTAGGCATGGGGGTCCCCGAAGCCTTGCAGCAGAAGGTCACCTTCTGACCTGCCTCTCGCACTCGGGACTCAGGGTGCTTTAACAGGTATGGCTTCCCTGAGGGGATAGGAGATGGCCAAGTTCCGACCCTGCTGTAGCCCAGAGACCCCTTTTTCCTCCCATTCTCTCAGGGACAGCCCGCCTCACCCTGGACTGTCAACAAGTGAGTCAcatcttgtttttttccccttggccTGGAACGtcctcctctgtccctcactCCCATGTTCTTGGCTGCAAGGACACTCACCTAACTCTTTAAGGACGATGGTGACCGTGGCTGAGTTGGAGCTGTTGGCGTGGGCCTGGGCTGTCCCCGCAGAGAAGCCGTTCATCTGGGCACTGACGTTGGCCTGGCTGCCAGCGCAGACTCCAGGCACCCGGAAGGTTCCATGGGTGTCACTGATGGCTACTGTGCCAGGTCGGGCTCTAAGGAAGACCCTGGCTCCGGCCAGCTGTTGCCCAGATGGGGTGACCACTGAGCCCAAGAGGATGTGGTCAGGGCACCCGCAGGTGTCAGAGCTACACCCTAGGGGACATGGGGTGTCGAGGGCAAGAGAACtcagtcattcaacaaacatGTAAGCCCCGCCCCCATCGATTCCCCTGGGGCTTCGGTGTGGCTGGAGTGAGCCTGGAGACAGGGATGAGTGCGCACAGCTGGACCAGGGGGAGGAAGCTGGGCCCAGAGACGCAGGGAGGAAACTCCAAGGAAGGGACCCCAAGAGGCGATTCATAAAAGATGGCGAGGACATCCCCGGGAGCACCTAGGCAGGAGCTGGGAGCGAGGGGCTGCCTTGGACAGCATCTGTCTCACTTCCAATGCTGCTGCTTCTCCGCGAGATGGAAAATTACAGCGGAAACGAGAGCAGAGGCGCCAGGTGGGGTGGGGTCCCCACCATTGGCCACCTCGTGCCCCCACCCTATGAGGGCCTGGCTGCAGCTGTCCGCAGACCATGTTTGTGGAGCCCAGGCCCGAGTGGAATTTCCAGTCCCTCTGGCTGGCCtcctggctggccctgggagGGCCTGGGCATCGAGTCTGCCAAGGTGTGAGCGCGTGTCTGCGTGGGCGAGCAGGACAGGCGCAGGCTGAATGCTGCTGAATGCGCGCACTCAGAGTGTGCCGCTGGCTTCAGTCTGCACACAGGGCTATCTGTGTGTACACCGGGGGAAATGACCCTCAAGTCTGCCCAGACCTGCCCGCCATCCACCTACCCCTTTGCATGGTCTCTTTGCAGCGAGTTCAGGGCCTAGGATTCTACACCAGTGAAACCGCGTTCGGTTGTGCGCAGTCACGGCCCAATCCGGCAAAGGAGGAAAGCGGTTGCCAATATTGGACCCTTCTAGGCCGGCCTGTGTCCCCAGCTTCTCCACTTACTAGCCTGCCCTTCAGGGCCCCAACTTCAACTAGCCCAGCCCTCGGGCTCCTTATGTAGGCCCTGTCCTCCTACCTGGGCACCGGGACCTCACGCACTTCTGCGCCTCCTGGGGGCTCCCAGGACACGTATCCCCAGACGAGCTTTGACAGCTGCGGCGGCGCAGGCGACGGCCTGGACCGCAGCTCTTGGAGCAGAGACCCACGCGCCCCATGCGCCCCACGCGGCCTCTGCGGAGCAAGGGGGAAGATGAGGTGGAGCTGCTCACCCCCGCAGTGAGTGAGGCTCACCCCGCAGTGGGCTCTCTGGACTATGTGAGTCCGGTTCCCCTGCAGATGGTACTGCAGAGCCACCCCGGCGTCCTGCCAGTGCGTTCCTGGTTAGCCCTGCTGTTTCCCATCGGTCTTGAACACGATGGCGCTCAAGCCATCCCCCAGCACTGAGCTGTTCAGGATGGGCCTATGGGGTCCCGGCATGCACCACGTACCACCTGGGCCCAGCTCCTCCCCTCAAACCAATGCCCACAGGGTGATAGGTATGTCTCATCGAAGCCATGCCCACACGGCCCCAGCTGGGTGGACATCCAGGCCCTGCTCTCACTGGGCCTCACTCCTCAGGGTCACACTTGTTCCCGCCCGCCCGGACCACCGGCCGCGCCCTTACCCAGTGGGCAGCGGAAGCGCACATGGTAGTTGGAGCAGCGGCGGCCTCGCGGCTGCTCCGATTGAGACACCAGAAACCGCGTGCTGGGTTGGCATGTACCCGCTCGCCCACGGAGGCCGGTAGCGCCCAGTCTGTGGTGCGCGCCTCCAGCGCCAGCGGCCGCGGGCACACGCGCGCGGGACCGTAGTAGAAGCGGATGGCGGCCAAGCTCTCGAAGTCGCCATCTCCTCCCGGGTGGTCCACGTTGAACCACGACGTCCACTcgctggcctctgcgggcaccgCGCGCGTGCTGAGCCTGGGCCCCAcctccctccagccctgcagCTTGGGGCCCTTGGGTCAGGGCTTCCAGGAGCTGCGATGTCCAAGGACTCCTCactctcccaccctccccatAACCCCACCAGGCCCAGGTCACACAGGCCGGTTGCAGAGGCGACTCACCCTCCCAGTCCTCCAGGGCTGGCGAGGGCTGGCTGGGGTCTGGCGGCCGTCTAGAAGACCCCGGGCGGCTGCAGTGCGCTCCTCGGTAGAGGTGGCGTCTGTGGGAGTGCAAGGAGGTGCAAGATGGGGACCGCTGAGACCCCTTTCTGGTGCGACAAGGGAGTCGTGACCACTGTGTTTCATGGGGCAGGAAACTGAACTCTAGCCCTGGGGACTGCAGCGCCATCCCTCGGCTGCTAGTCCATCACTAGCAGCGGACCCTGAAGCCCTATCCCTCTGCAGCGGTTGGGTGACTATGTCCCACTCTGCCCCTCCAGGCCCAAATGTTATCAAACACAAGTTTAGTCGCATGCATTCGGCAGTGAGTCTGCACGCAGACCGCTGCGTTCTCTTCCTGAAGTTCCTCCTGTTCTACTCTTCCCGGGCTCTCTAGGTGGGACTCAAGGTCCCAACAGAGAAGTACttggcttctctggcctccaacTTTCCAAGATGGACTAGGAGGAGTGACGGGTTCAGGCGAACCCCTTCTTCCTGGAGCCCCAGTCTTCTGAGAAGTGGGCCTGTCACCAGCCGCGCGGGGGACGGCTCCGACCACTTCGCACAGGTTTCGAAACCTGGCGATTTAGGGTTCAAAGCCTTGGCCTGGTGCTCTATCCCGGGAGAGGATGGAAGAGGTCTCTTTCCGCCGCTTTCTGCGAAGCTCGTGAGATGCCTCCCACCCCGTTTTCTGCGCGCAGGGCGGTCACTCTCGGAGGTCCCGGGGCATCTCACCTCGCGCTCCCGCTAGGTGCGCGACTGCGATGCAGAGACAGAGCGAGGGCAGCGGTGACGCCATCGCCAGGTCGCAGCGGCTCGGCGAAGCGCTCGGATCCGACTGGGGCGGGTCCGGCGGCTACTAGGGACTGATGGGGGCGGGACGCGACCGAAAGCCACGCCCTGTAAACCGTAAGCGGTTGCTCCTCTTCGATGCCTCCGCCCTCAGACTGCGCTGTGTCCCGCCTTCCCCCTCCGCCTTCTCCAACCGGGTCCTGCGCCGCGTGGGAGGCGCCATTTGGTCTTAAACTTGAAGTTGCTTCGGCGGCTGGAAGTTCTCTATCGCGTTTAACTTCGGTCTTGAGTACTCTAGGCCACTCCCGACagcctggaagtcccacccagGTCTACCCTCTATTCTAGGAAGCTCTAACCGCgcagctcctctcctctccgAAGGAAGTTCCTTCTCCACCCGCCCACCCCCTGGTCTGGCGcacaaaggaggcagaggagaaggtgGTGGTGATGTTTATTGGTGCGGGTCCCAGCGCGCGCCAGTTACAGCGCGGCCACGCAGTCGGTGCCGGTATATTTGGCAGGCGCAGGCCAAACTTGCGGCGCACGTCCTCAGGCACGAACCTGCCGGCCACAAAGTGGTGGCGCCCGGAGAAGCGGCCGGCGCAGCTCTTGGGCGCAGCGAAGGACACTAGCACGTCGGGCTGCACCGCGTCCTTCGCGTCGCCGCCAGCCTCGGCGTCCCAGCCTGAGGGCGGAagagggggagctgggaggacCGCGCTCCCGGGCCGGGTCTGCCCTGTCTCCCTCCAGGTCCGGTGCCTCAACCTCCGACACGTGGGGAGCTGGTCAGACCTGCTGACCGCAGAACCGCCTCCGCCTCGATCACACCGTTTCCTCCGCTGTCTGGCaagaccagcctctgccttcGGATCCGTACCTCCCGCCCCACCGGACAGAAGCCGCTTTGCTCAGACCAGACCTTCCCCACTCCCTGTCCTTCGTCTGACTTCAGCCTCCCTTCTCGATCAGGTCCCCACCCTGTACTGTGACCTGAGACCTCCTCCCTCAGAACTGTGCCCCTACCTCCCCACCGGATTTATGTCTTTCTCCAGCCTGGGACGTCCCCAACCCACAGGAGTCTGTCACTCTGTCAGGGACAAGCACGCCTCTCCTTGCCTCAGACACTAACCGGAAGCTGCCTGCTCCTCTCTCTGACAAGAGGCTTCCAACGGCAggtccctctccccacccccacccccgtccacCTGCAGCCTACCCCCCTCCCCGGACTAGATATGTCTCTAGATATGATCTAGGATGGCTCCGGGGCCCTCCAGCGGGGACATTTCCACGCAGCCTCCAAAGAGAGCTGGGAGCTGTCTGTCCCTGGCAGGCGTGGTCTCTTGAGGAGTGAGCTCACGTCTGCCCTGTAGCAGGGCCAGCGGTGGGTGGTGCCGGTTTAACTGGGCACTCGGACCGAGAGGACACCGGGTCACTTGGGGCAGCCACTTGTAACTTCCCCATCCTTAGGATGGGCGTGAAACAGGATGAGGGCAGACACGGAAAATAAGGTTGAAAGACTAGGATGGGGAAAACCTAGGCtagggtcgtgtgtgtgtgtgtgtgtgtgtgtgtgcgcgcgcgcgcgcgcgcgcgcaaacgGGGGACACTGAGGCTGGAAGAGGTGGATAGGGAAAACAGGCCAGGGTGACCAGGCTGCCCCCGGGTGGCATGCCTGAGGGGACGTCCAGGCTCACGAGCGGGATGGAAAGCCGCTTCAGCGTGGCCAGCGCGCGCGCGCAGGGCCCACCCGCCTCCGCCGGCCGCACTCCGGGGCCTAGCACCGCGTCCACCACCAGCCCGTATGCGTCATCGATGAGCCGCACCTGTGGGGAGTAGGGAGGTGTCAGGGGCCTGGATGGCAGACGGGCCATGGCGGGGTCAGAGTGGGTGCAGCTGACCTCGGCGGgcaggaaagacaggaaggggaTGTCCATCTTCTCGCACTGCGTGGTCAGGTCGCGGTGCAGCGCATCGGCTGAACGCACCGGGCAGAAGATGCTGGGCTGGTACTCCTGGGGAACCCGGGTCGGGTGATGGCTGCAGCGGGACCCCAGCCCcaactctgccccccccccataggaCCCTGCTACTCACGAACACCCGAAGGTGCCGGGCGCATGCCAGCCCTACAGCGCCGTTCTGTTCCGGACCGCAGACCACCAGCACCGTCCTCTGCTTGCGCGACAGCGAGGGCAAGGGGAACGCCTGCGACAGCACAACAGGGGTGGCTCGATGGTGGGGAGGGGACTGAGGCGGAGGGACGGAGCCGTGGTCAAGAGGTGGTCTGCGTGCAGGGCAGATTGACTCCGGCCGCCAGACTGGGGACCCAGCCTCTGAGCCCAGGCCCAGTGTGGTTTGTTCACTCcacacacactttggacacaTCCCCACTCTCCTTGCTTAGCTACCCCCAAGTTACAGTGAAAAGTGGGGTGATCCTGGAGTGAGGGCTGCAACTGGGCAAGCATGGCGCCTAGAccatctgtatttcctgtttgcCTTCTATTTCAGAAGCTCGGTCTGCACGGTTTGTTGTTACTGTGTGAGAGGTTCTCgctcagggtggtcttgaacttacacCAATCCTGCTGCCTCAGGTCTCCAACTGTCAAgttggcagttgtgagcctccaccagggcagcctggactaccaaagagggccagtgaggtggctcagcaggtaaaggagcttgccaccaagcctagggAGGGGCCCGGGTTTCtttcctgagacccacatggcgGAAGAACATTGGCTCCCCACAAACGCCCTCCGAGCTCCACATGCACACGCTCACATGGGGGCTGggcaataaatgtaattaaaaaaaaaaatgtaaaggaaggAGAGGCGGGGCACAGGCAGAGAGGGGGCATACTCTTCCTTGGGTGTCTGCATTTATAACCGAATTGCCCCTGTTCATGGAGGACCCCAAGGCCAGGCTCAGTGGCCTCACAGCCAGCACCTCTGGCATCAGTACTCTCCCGTCACATTGGGGACACTTCTAGGGTGAAGGTTTTAGCTGAGCAGGATACATCTAGTTTGAGTCCTGCTTCAGACCTCATTTGACCACGCTGCTCATCTCTGGACCTGCTTCCTCGTGGGAGCATTTAGGGGTATTCAGATGGCTGTCAGGTAGGTCATACTTCTAGGGGACCCAGGCCTGCGCTTTGAGGGCCCAAGCCCCACCTGTGGGTGTTCCCCATCTGAGTCTCTGGGGACCCCACTTCTGCCTTCTCTGGCAGCGAGCTGAAAATGAAGCCTTGTACTTCAGTTTCCCAACCCCAGCGATGAGTTGAAGTAGCCCCAAGCCAAGGGAGCCGGTACCTTTGTCACAGCCACAGCACTGGCATGCCCGCATAGTTCCACCAGCTGCAGCCGCCCAAAGCGGTACTCGTCCAGCAGCTCGCGCTCCAGGGCGGCCGCCTCCGAGGTGCTGCGGGCAGAGTCGGGCAACAGGCTCAGGGGCTGCCCAGACCTGGCTGAAGGCTCTGGCCCGTCCTGGCCCACGAGGAGCCTCAGTGGCAG
It encodes:
- the LOC114682871 gene encoding LOW QUALITY PROTEIN: cartilage intermediate layer protein 2 (The sequence of the model RefSeq protein was modified relative to this genomic sequence to represent the inferred CDS: inserted 3 bases in 3 codons; deleted 5 bases in 4 codons) — protein: MASPLPSLCLCIAVAHLAGARDATSTEERTAAARGLXRRPPDPSQPSPALEDWEEASEWTSWFNVDHPGGDGDFESLAAIRFYYGPARVCPRPLALEARTTDWALPASVGERVHANPARGFWCLNXEQPRGRRCSNYHVRFRCPLEAAWGAWGAWXLCSKSCGPGRRLRRRSCQSSSGDTCPGSPQEAQKCVRSRCPGCSSDTCGCPDHILLGSVVTPSGQQLAGARVFLRARPGTVAISDTHGTFRVPGVCAGSQANVSAQMNGFSAGTAQAHANSSNSATVTIVLKELGKPYLLKHPESRVREAGQKVTFCCKASGTPMPKKYSWFHNGTLLDRRQHGSGPHLELRGLREAQAGEYHCKAWNEAGAARSRAAQLTVLAPGQPACDPRPQEHLIKLPDDCGQSSDSPAYLDVGLCADTRCPGPVGSSPRCGDAGSRCCSALRLESREIRCSGYVLPVKVVAECGCRKCLPRRGLVRGRVVAADSGEPLRFANILLGRAPIGFTSYQGDFTIEVPPATERLVVTFVDPRGEFVDSVRVLPFDPRGAGVYHEVRALRKAAAVLLDAERGGAIPLGGAEEEAAAPALGELVLPPGTFRYPDGRPYAGPVEARVTFVDPRDLASASAASSDLRFLDSSGELAPLRTYGMFAVDLRAPGSAEQLHAARAAVRVDAEHVRMPGHAEALALWSLEPESGLWEVEGDEQGGGGFRREEVAARVRREERAFLVGALTVRERRLFNLDVPERRRCFVKVRAYGTDRFAAAEQVQGVVVTLLNLEPAPGFTGNPRAWGRFDSAVTGPNGACVPAFCDAERPDAYTALVTATLGGEELEAAPSRPRATAAAVGVAQPYLERLGYQRTDHDDPALKRTGFRVNLARPRAGRESEARGPVYPWRRLRDCEDAPVTDSHFRFSRVEADKYEYDVVPFREGAPASWTGDLLAWWPNPQEFRACFLKVRLQGPQEYMVRSHNAGGTHAATRGRLYGLRDTRSVRHTERPGASAACVEFKCGGLLFDQRQVDRTLVTVTPQGSCRRVAVNTLLQDYLARHPPLAPDDDDPSAFAMLAPLDALGHNYGVYTVTDQSPRLAKEIAIGRCFDGSSDGFLREMKADAGTAVTFQCREPRARPSLFQRLLENPASALGDIRREMGQATRGAQAQAGDTDPLGVRPGQ
- the LOC114682843 gene encoding LOW QUALITY PROTEIN: yjeF N-terminal domain-containing protein 3 (The sequence of the model RefSeq protein was modified relative to this genomic sequence to represent the inferred CDS: inserted 1 base in 1 codon); protein product: MSLIPLHLSAARTPQAVHAAATRGREAPEERRFLSTSEAAALERELLDEYRFGRLQLVELCGHASAVAVTKAFPLPSLSRKQRTVLVVCGPEQNGAVGLACARHLRVFEYQPSIFCPVRSADALHRDLTTQCEKMDIPFLSFLPAEVRLIDDAYGLVVDAVLGPGVRPAEAGGPCARALATLKRLSIPLVSLDVPSGWDAEAGGDAKDAVQPDVLVSFAAPKSCAGRFSGRHHFVAGRFVPEDVRRKFGLRLPXYTGTDCVAAL